The Niastella koreensis GR20-10 genome includes a window with the following:
- a CDS encoding family 20 glycosylhydrolase — MKYIRTYLVMIVALIAWPLSIWAQAGSAALPALIPLPVTITPTADAFYITPATRIVAGQASLNKIAGLLNGYVIGYGGKSLSKTAVAAGSDFISLTIDSTAVPYKEGYLLHIDKKAIRCIGHDAGGVLHGLQTLRQLWSGGGNSIKVPGYTIDDHPRFAYRGMALDVSRHLFPVSFIKKYIDLLALYKFNTFHWHLTDDQGWRIEIKQYPKLQSVAAWRNETLIGHKKELPHRFDGKRYGGYYTQQQIKEVVQYAADRQITIIPEIEMPGHASAALAAYPALGCTGGPYTTATYWGVFDDVYCAGNDSTFVFLQNVLDEVMALFPSAYIHIGGDECPKTRWRVCAKCQQRKRALRLADEHALQSYFIQRMEQYVNSKGRHIIGWDEILEGGLAPNATVMSWRGEEGGKAAIAQHHRVIMTPETNCYFDYYQSLYNEEPLAAGGFTPLQKVYGYEPLAGNTDNATSDYLAGVEGQAWSEYYTSEKQAAYMIFPRAMALAELAWTPTKQRNYDNFLNRLRGEARLLKQEKINYDAHFDDITYTSAPLQNNVLQINLQSSYPGGEIRFTTDNTGPTSQSALYTSAVEIKNTCTVKALLFNKKHQPAGRLFQQAFRIHKAVGAAVTLQNKPMDRFNPGNTTLVNGLFGSNRYNDNQWLGFSGNDLQAVIDLGKEQTVQHLSLEVLNYHWQRMWAPVTLQLLASKDGAHYSELYRQDSFPVNGINRLDVPVTPVQAQYIKVIGTNKGTIPAGEYGAGGNALLLIDEIVVE; from the coding sequence ATGAAGTACATACGTACATACCTGGTGATGATAGTAGCATTAATTGCCTGGCCATTGTCAATATGGGCACAGGCAGGTAGCGCTGCATTGCCAGCCCTGATCCCTTTACCAGTAACAATAACCCCAACGGCTGATGCCTTCTATATTACACCTGCCACCAGAATCGTAGCAGGTCAGGCTTCCCTAAACAAAATCGCCGGATTACTAAATGGCTACGTAATTGGTTATGGCGGTAAATCATTGTCGAAAACTGCTGTTGCGGCTGGCAGTGACTTTATTTCCCTGACCATCGACTCTACCGCTGTTCCCTATAAAGAAGGGTATTTGCTTCATATTGATAAAAAAGCCATCCGTTGTATTGGACATGACGCCGGTGGCGTGCTGCATGGGTTGCAAACCCTGCGGCAATTATGGAGTGGCGGCGGTAATAGTATAAAAGTACCCGGTTATACCATCGATGACCATCCACGTTTTGCTTATAGAGGAATGGCGCTGGATGTAAGCCGGCATTTGTTCCCGGTTTCATTTATCAAAAAATACATCGATCTGCTGGCATTGTATAAGTTCAATACTTTTCACTGGCACCTTACCGACGACCAGGGCTGGCGGATTGAAATAAAGCAATATCCAAAATTGCAGTCGGTAGCCGCGTGGCGTAATGAAACGTTGATCGGCCATAAAAAAGAATTACCGCATCGCTTCGATGGCAAACGTTATGGCGGTTATTATACGCAGCAACAAATAAAAGAGGTGGTGCAATATGCGGCAGACCGGCAAATAACCATCATTCCTGAAATTGAAATGCCGGGCCATGCATCTGCTGCACTGGCAGCCTATCCCGCATTGGGTTGCACAGGCGGACCCTATACAACCGCTACTTATTGGGGGGTGTTTGATGATGTGTATTGCGCGGGCAACGATAGCACCTTTGTGTTTTTGCAAAATGTGCTGGATGAAGTGATGGCGCTTTTCCCATCGGCCTATATCCATATTGGCGGTGATGAATGCCCAAAAACAAGATGGCGGGTTTGTGCAAAATGCCAGCAGCGAAAACGAGCGCTGCGCCTGGCAGACGAACATGCGTTGCAGAGTTATTTCATTCAGCGAATGGAACAATATGTGAACAGTAAGGGCCGGCACATCATTGGCTGGGACGAGATTTTGGAAGGTGGCCTGGCGCCCAATGCCACGGTTATGAGCTGGCGCGGCGAAGAAGGCGGAAAAGCTGCCATTGCACAGCATCACCGGGTAATTATGACACCCGAAACAAATTGCTATTTCGATTATTACCAATCATTATACAACGAAGAACCGCTGGCTGCAGGCGGCTTTACTCCATTGCAAAAAGTATATGGATACGAACCGCTGGCCGGAAATACAGACAACGCCACCTCAGATTATCTGGCAGGCGTGGAAGGACAGGCCTGGAGCGAGTATTATACCAGTGAAAAGCAGGCTGCCTATATGATCTTTCCCCGGGCAATGGCGCTGGCAGAACTGGCATGGACCCCAACCAAACAGCGCAATTATGATAATTTCCTGAACCGGTTGCGCGGCGAAGCGCGCTTGTTAAAACAAGAGAAAATTAATTATGATGCGCATTTCGATGACATCACTTATACCTCGGCGCCCCTGCAAAACAATGTTTTGCAAATAAATTTGCAAAGCTCTTATCCTGGCGGCGAGATCAGGTTTACGACTGACAATACCGGGCCTACTTCGCAAAGTGCATTATATACCAGTGCAGTAGAAATTAAAAATACTTGTACAGTAAAAGCATTGCTCTTTAATAAAAAACATCAACCTGCGGGGCGTTTGTTTCAACAGGCATTTCGGATACATAAAGCGGTAGGCGCTGCCGTAACTTTGCAGAATAAACCCATGGACCGGTTCAACCCCGGTAATACAACCCTCGTAAATGGATTGTTTGGCAGCAACCGGTATAACGATAATCAATGGCTGGGTTTTAGTGGCAATGATCTGCAGGCCGTTATAGATCTGGGTAAGGAGCAAACAGTACAACACCTGTCATTGGAAGTACTGAATTATCACTGGCAACGAATGTGGGCGCCGGTTACCCTGCAGTTGCTGGCATCGAAAGATGGCGCACATTATTCAGAACTCTACCGGCAGGATTCATTTCCTGTTAATGGCATTAACAGACTGGATGTGCCGGTAACACCGGTACAGGCGCAATACATAAAAGTGATCGGCACCAACAAAGGCACCATCCCTGCGGGCGAATACGGCGCGGGTGGTAATGCCCTGCTGCTGATCGATGAAATTGTGGTTGAATAA
- a CDS encoding gluconate:H+ symporter produces MSILIVLLCIVILILLITWGKLNAFLAFLIISLLAGLLLKLPPEKIMSAVQQGMGDTLGSLVSIICLGAMLGKLVAESGAAQKIATVLMGAFGARYLQWALMITGFIIGIPLFYGVGFVLMVPLIFSVVYQYKLPAVYIGLPMLAALSVTHGFLPPHPSPTALVQQFGASMGITLLYGLLIAIPAIIIAGPLFSRVVKNIKSEPLELFRPQAIDKTQLPGSANSFITSLLPVFLLTATTVLNYLLSNNQSAKGVLTLVSEPGLIMLVSVLVAAFTLGTGCGRSMKSVMAIYGEAVKDVGMILLIIAGSGALKQVLTESGVSKEIAAALETWPVHPLVLAWCMAGIIRICVGSATVAGLTTAGIIAPLLAKTSVNANLMVLSVGAGSLLFSHVNDAGFWLFKEYFNLSIKDTLKTWSVMETIVAVTGLVGVMILSYTIG; encoded by the coding sequence ATGTCCATACTAATCGTATTGCTTTGCATTGTTATACTGATCCTGCTGATTACGTGGGGAAAGCTGAATGCGTTTCTGGCGTTTTTGATCATCTCCCTGTTGGCAGGATTGTTATTGAAACTGCCGCCGGAAAAAATTATGTCGGCAGTGCAGCAGGGTATGGGCGATACATTAGGTTCCCTGGTAAGCATTATTTGTTTGGGCGCCATGCTGGGCAAACTGGTAGCAGAAAGCGGCGCAGCACAAAAAATTGCAACGGTACTGATGGGTGCGTTTGGCGCCCGGTATCTGCAATGGGCATTAATGATCACCGGGTTTATTATAGGCATTCCATTGTTCTATGGAGTAGGATTTGTGTTGATGGTGCCGCTGATCTTTTCAGTTGTATACCAGTATAAATTACCAGCGGTATATATTGGTTTGCCCATGTTGGCGGCATTGTCTGTAACGCATGGTTTTCTGCCCCCGCATCCATCACCTACCGCGTTGGTACAACAATTCGGGGCCAGCATGGGTATTACTTTGTTATACGGATTGCTCATTGCCATTCCGGCTATCATTATTGCCGGTCCATTGTTTTCAAGAGTGGTGAAGAATATAAAGTCGGAACCATTGGAATTATTCAGGCCACAGGCCATTGATAAAACCCAATTGCCCGGAAGCGCCAATAGTTTTATCACTTCTTTGTTGCCGGTATTTCTGCTTACGGCTACTACGGTGCTGAATTACCTCTTAAGCAACAACCAATCAGCAAAGGGAGTACTAACCCTGGTCAGTGAACCCGGGCTTATCATGCTGGTATCTGTTTTAGTAGCCGCTTTTACGTTAGGCACCGGCTGCGGCAGGTCTATGAAATCGGTAATGGCCATCTATGGCGAAGCAGTGAAAGATGTGGGGATGATCCTGTTGATCATTGCCGGTTCAGGAGCGTTGAAACAGGTATTAACGGAGAGTGGGGTAAGCAAAGAAATTGCGGCAGCATTGGAAACCTGGCCCGTTCATCCATTGGTGCTGGCCTGGTGTATGGCCGGCATCATTCGCATTTGTGTGGGCTCGGCTACGGTGGCGGGGTTAACAACAGCCGGTATCATTGCGCCTTTGCTGGCTAAAACATCGGTAAATGCCAACCTGATGGTGTTATCGGTAGGCGCCGGCAGCTTATTGTTCTCGCACGTAAATGATGCGGGGTTCTGGCTTTTTAAAGAATATTTCAATTTGAGCATAAAAGACACCTTAAAAACCTGGTCGGTAATGGAAACAATTGTGGCTGTAACCGGATTGGTTGGTGTAATGATCCTGAGTTATACTATCGGTTAA
- a CDS encoding RidA family protein: MNAEERFKALGLKLPPAPTPLGVYKPYLIDGKYLYLSGHGPVKEDKTLIIGRIGSELNVEEGKLAAQQVGLTMLATICTHVGSLDKIKRVIKVLGMVNCTADFERHPYIINGCSELFAAVWGEENGIGVRSAVGFGSLPDNIPVEIEAMFELV; the protein is encoded by the coding sequence ATGAACGCAGAAGAAAGATTCAAAGCACTGGGATTAAAATTACCTCCTGCTCCCACACCATTGGGTGTGTACAAACCTTATCTCATCGATGGTAAATATCTGTATTTATCCGGCCACGGGCCTGTGAAGGAAGATAAAACCCTCATTATTGGCCGTATAGGAAGCGAGCTGAATGTAGAGGAGGGTAAGCTGGCAGCCCAGCAGGTAGGGCTTACTATGTTGGCAACGATCTGCACACATGTTGGCAGTCTCGATAAAATAAAGCGCGTGATCAAAGTGCTGGGTATGGTGAATTGCACAGCTGATTTTGAGCGGCATCCTTATATCATCAACGGCTGCAGTGAATTGTTTGCTGCGGTATGGGGCGAAGAGAATGGCATTGGCGTTCGCAGCGCCGTAGGATTTGGTTCTTTACCCGATAATATTCCGGTGGAGATCGAGGCGATGTTTGAGTTGGTGTAG
- a CDS encoding sugar kinase — MMITPSPVQLTAFGEFMLRLHSAGSQRFLQTQEYKAYYAGAEANACVLLSRLGVTTRYVTRVPQNDIALAGIQQLQSHGIATGHIVYGGEKLGLYFTEPGNHIRPTRVIYDRAGSSYAELQPGMIDWKQSLNDSQYFHWSGVAPAVSQSAADVCAEALAVAKQQGVIISADFNYRSTLWKYGKKAADIMPALLQPSDIVVADLDSAAVYYGINTDANASLEERFKQCSGALQQRLPNMKTLGMSFRKTDGPVHIYSSALMHNGQYYFSTGYKLPYITDQIGTGDAFTAGMLYGLMNGYEPQAIVEFATACGALKQSIHGDWAVISKMEVEQFMQTGSSGRIIR, encoded by the coding sequence ATGATGATTACCCCCAGTCCTGTTCAGTTGACCGCATTTGGTGAATTTATGCTGCGGTTGCACAGCGCCGGATCGCAACGTTTTTTACAGACCCAGGAGTACAAAGCATACTATGCAGGGGCAGAAGCCAATGCCTGTGTGTTGTTGTCACGCCTGGGTGTTACAACCAGGTATGTTACCCGTGTTCCGCAAAATGACATTGCACTGGCTGGCATTCAGCAATTGCAAAGTCATGGCATAGCTACCGGCCATATAGTATATGGTGGTGAAAAGCTGGGCCTTTATTTTACGGAGCCGGGTAATCATATCCGCCCCACACGGGTGATCTACGACCGGGCCGGTTCCTCTTATGCAGAACTGCAACCCGGCATGATCGATTGGAAGCAATCATTAAACGATTCTCAATATTTTCATTGGTCGGGCGTGGCTCCGGCGGTTTCACAAAGCGCAGCCGATGTATGCGCCGAAGCGCTGGCTGTGGCAAAACAGCAGGGCGTTATCATTTCAGCCGATTTCAATTATCGTAGTACTTTATGGAAATACGGTAAGAAAGCGGCCGACATTATGCCCGCCTTATTGCAACCGAGCGACATAGTAGTGGCTGACCTGGATTCAGCTGCTGTATATTACGGCATCAATACCGATGCCAATGCCTCATTGGAAGAACGGTTCAAACAATGCAGCGGCGCCTTGCAGCAACGATTGCCCAACATGAAAACCCTGGGCATGAGCTTTCGCAAAACCGATGGTCCAGTACATATTTATTCAAGCGCTTTGATGCACAACGGGCAGTATTATTTTTCTACCGGTTATAAGTTGCCCTATATCACTGACCAGATTGGTACAGGTGATGCCTTCACCGCCGGGATGTTATACGGATTGATGAATGGGTATGAACCACAGGCCATCGTTGAATTTGCCACCGCCTGCGGCGCCCTGAAACAAAGCATTCATGGCGATTGGGCAGTAATTTCTAAAATGGAGGTTGAGCAATTTATGCAAACCGGATCATCTGGAAGAATAATTAGATAA
- a CDS encoding dipeptidase, which yields MFIIDAHLDLSMNAMEWNRDLRQSVMDIRKREMGLTDKPDRAKGTVALPELRKGNIGLVVATQIARYIEPGSWLPGWHSPEQAWSQTQAQLAWYKAMEADGEMVMIKNKTDLESHLALWLNGEPNDKKPIGYILSLEGADSIVTLKHLEIAHAYGLRAVGPAHYGPGRYANGTDAIGGLNAMGRELIKEMDRLNMILDATHLCDDAFWDALSIFKGPVWASHNNCRVLVNHNRQFSDDMIKALIERDVVIGGALDAWMMVPGWVRQQSTPEGMHCNLDKMLDHLDHICQLAGNTRHVGIGTDLDGAFGKEQSPYDLETIADLQKIPVLLTKRGYAPADIEAIMHGNWLRFLRKAWSN from the coding sequence ATGTTTATTATAGACGCACACCTGGATTTAAGTATGAATGCCATGGAATGGAACCGCGATCTGCGGCAATCAGTTATGGACATTCGCAAAAGGGAAATGGGATTGACAGATAAACCTGACAGAGCTAAAGGCACCGTAGCGCTGCCTGAATTACGTAAGGGAAATATAGGGTTGGTGGTAGCTACGCAAATTGCCCGCTATATAGAGCCGGGTAGTTGGCTGCCTGGCTGGCATTCGCCCGAACAGGCATGGTCGCAAACCCAGGCGCAGCTGGCCTGGTACAAAGCCATGGAAGCCGACGGTGAAATGGTGATGATAAAAAACAAGACTGATCTGGAAAGTCATCTGGCGTTGTGGCTGAATGGCGAACCCAATGATAAGAAACCCATCGGCTATATCCTGAGCCTGGAAGGAGCCGATTCTATAGTTACACTTAAGCACCTGGAAATAGCCCATGCCTATGGATTGCGGGCTGTTGGTCCGGCCCATTATGGCCCCGGCCGTTATGCCAATGGTACCGATGCTATCGGCGGATTGAATGCCATGGGCAGGGAACTTATAAAAGAAATGGACCGGTTAAACATGATCCTCGATGCCACGCATTTGTGCGATGACGCCTTTTGGGATGCCCTCAGCATTTTTAAAGGACCGGTATGGGCCAGCCATAACAATTGCAGGGTGTTGGTTAATCACAACCGTCAGTTCAGTGATGACATGATAAAGGCATTGATAGAAAGAGATGTTGTAATCGGCGGGGCGCTCGATGCCTGGATGATGGTGCCTGGCTGGGTACGGCAGCAATCGACGCCCGAAGGCATGCATTGCAACCTCGACAAAATGCTCGATCACCTGGATCATATCTGCCAGCTGGCAGGCAATACCCGGCATGTGGGTATTGGTACCGATCTCGATGGGGCCTTTGGCAAGGAACAATCTCCCTATGACCTGGAAACCATTGCCGATCTGCAGAAGATCCCTGTTTTGTTAACCAAACGTGGATATGCACCCGCAGATATTGAAGCCATTATGCACGGCAACTGGCTGCGCTTCCTGCGAAAAGCATGGAGCAATTAA